A region from the Indicator indicator isolate 239-I01 chromosome 4, UM_Iind_1.1, whole genome shotgun sequence genome encodes:
- the CEP170B gene encoding centrosomal protein of 170 kDa protein B, giving the protein MSVTSWFLVSSTGIRHRLPREMIFVGRDDCELMLQSRSVDKQHAVINYDKEKDEHWVKDLGSLNGTFVNDVRIPDQKYITLKLNDVIRFGYDSNMYVLEQIQHKVPEEALKHEKYTSQLQMNYKGTAMKRAEQPMEHGVYSESPQAKMEKGERKAITETNTYRTPLYGQPSWWGEDDANNKEDRRQEEHYSERSKEITQHEEELNGNISTYRDSQEQSVFAFRREPSYFEIPTKEFQQPSKSPETQVHEIPTKDIDAVVAPVVQSHASFTIEFDDGTPGKIKIKDHVTKFSLRQRRPYSKEPAHTAVLSAESKVADWLVQNDPSLMRRQSPGDDVYSTKSDLPVHVRTLKGSWSLTESCCVPSHQFPSPKKGNRHEDGTQSDSEDPVAPKAEKEATTTGSERVTEQARLQRQMRRDPHEMLHNKQAFVIEFFEDTPRKKRSQSFTHSAHSSQSDTDPGLKTKAEKRKNALPAEKLGNVAPPSHLGAQGGKPSNSSSGTQRTSSFKREKTEDRINSSSSSASRASAKTYGSVGRKSKMAQDFMAEYLREAAQSGKPSTEKPAPLSVPVAPRVVVSSEPESASAPPPEVKSAQGRRNDEEDSVSETGTYTIETESQDKEVEEARKMIDQVFGVLESPEFTRISSAFRPIIKGEKDDSSSHQHLISENGTSQKSSLLQAFASKAASGSQADVQMSAASQGSQKWVSRWASLADSYSDSGSVSGQGDGGTESGVAPKPGEPENTVPLRTRRLLPQLPPSDKSDSPTPAAVLVCQESYSEVTKRTIVKDHCVEAYGDPNSRLFIQEDLDPDSLSDASRSDDGFSADKGKKYRESNKMLEQVGEDTRSESWQPGSSQVSSMRAVSEPISTSFYIGDGSNDAEIPSKLSLNMSHARAEKDSKDQEFSFKSAGTSVPGKPPVKDVSAYINAAGKVVISLHQNLPQDQENMAGKETSFVRQESFTKDKSSSGVPQNKLPHISSHPLLKDLEAVRSTRMDFGQETHLLLKDTETALAALEAKLLCQSQQLEPSESAGQLEDSLSGDSDVDTASTVSLVSGKNVPTNAPKRKAVTSLQKEKSSSTPSIQDQYGQPSARDRLTEKRKTQAPEASNHTETAKRFQMKRSTGTRGSLDFTDDERSSSLPYLPVPDAVVSDHEHSVTRPAPRRKPFTQATKEEHSKTTLNVQKIQQVLTRSNSLSTPRPTRASKLRRARLGDTSDNECVDTEKSATNPEATAPGTKQSTETKKLSRLDILAMPRKRAGSFTVPSDSETTQSRPGFSGRSVESYRKTTAAAEVRAAARKMAAAASTKQPFIRTRSSSVKYSSSSSSSRRRPQGSDYTSTSEEEYGSNHSSPKHKRSHTSTATQTPRIRGCGLSKQKHNGRETDDDEDFDDQSDPYNFMAQTAEIAEIARLSQTLVKDVAILAREIHDVAGDGDSQSSSGTGPSTSLSSVPNTPASTISAREEIARRSFRLAYPSQLVQRIPEASLNYQKVPPGSVELKDFDQNMNDNREEDPSRKTRTRNREEVIFDNLMLNPVSQLSHTIRENTENLAEKMKILFQNSEKTWEEMEAKMNSENEVPILKTSNKEISSILKELRRVQKQLEVINAIIDPTGNLDIVASNKASSAAKQSTATKVRTANTSGSTLETLSPAQMRNYTQKSNCGSSSVQDSNFIPDGEKYVI; this is encoded by the exons CATGAGAAGTACACCAGCCAACTGCAGATGAATTACAAAGGCACGGCAATGAAGAGGGCAGAGCAGCCCATGGAGCATGGTGTCTACAGTGAGTCCCCACAAGCAAAgatggagaaaggagagaggaaagcaatTACAG AAACCAATACCTACCGCACCCCTCTTTATGGGCAGCCCTCCTGGTGGGGGGAAGATGATGCAAATAACAAGGAGGACAGAAGGCAAGAGGAACATTACTCAG aaagATCAAAAGAGATAACCCAACATGAAGAAGAACTGAATGGTAATATTTCTACTTATAGAGATTCCCAAGAACAGTCTGTGTTTGCTTTTCGGAGAGAGCCAAGTTACTTTGAGATTCCAACTAAAGAATTTCAGCAGCCATCAAAATCGCCAGAAACACAGGTCCATGAGATCCCAACAAAGGATATCGATGCTGTAGTAGCCCCAGTTGTACAGAGTCATGCCTCTTTCACCATTGAATTTGATGATGGTACTCCTggtaaaataaagataaaagaCCATGTAACTAAATTTTCGCTCAGACAGAGAAGACCATACAGTAAGGAACCAGCTCATACGGCAGTGCTGTCAGCGGAGAGCAAAGTGGCTGACTGGTTGGTCCAGAATGACCCAAGCTTGATGAGACGGCAGTCTCCAGGAGATGATGTGTACAGTACAAAGAGTGACCTGCCAGTTCATGTGAGGACGCTTAAAG GTTCCTGGTCGTTGACTGAATCGTGTTGTGTGCCTTCACACCAGTTTCCTTCTCCAaaaaaag GCAATAGGCACGAGGACGGGACACAGAGTGACTCTGAAGACCCTGTTGCACCCAAGGCAGAGAAGGAGGCAACAACAACAGGCAGTGAACGTGTGACGGAGCAAGCCAGGCTACAGCGTCAGATGAGACGTGATCCCCATGAGATGCTGCACAACAAGCAGGCCTTTGTCATTGAGTTCTTTGAGGACACGCCGCGGAAGAAACGGTCACAGTCCTTCACACACAGTGCACACTCCTCCCAGAGTGACACCGATCCAGGGCTGAAGACCAAGGCTGAAAAACGCAAAAACGCATTGCCAGCGGAGAAGTTGGGAAATGTGGCACCACCGTCTCACCTTGGGGCCCAGGGGGGCAAACCCAGTAACAGCTCCTCTGGGACCCAAAGAACTAGCTCGTTCAAGAGGGAGAAAACTGAGGATAGGATCAActcttcatcctcctctgcTTCCAGAGCATCAGCCAAAACATATGGAAGTGTTGGAAGAAAGTCTAAAATGGCTCAGGATTTTATGGCTGAGTACTTGAGGGAGGCTGCTCAATCTGGGAAGCCAAGCACTGAGAAACCAGCACCTCTGTCTGTGCCGGTAGCTCCACGTGTGGTTGTATCTTCAGAACCAGAGTCTGCTTCTGCTCCACCTCCAGAGGTAAAgtcagcccagggcaggaggaatGATGAGGAGGACAGTGTGAGTGAGACGGGCACATACACCATCGAGACAGAGTCACAGGATAAAGAGGTGGAGGAAGCACGAAAGATGATAGACCAG GTTTTTGGTGTTCTTGAATCACCTGAATTTACCAGAATCTCTTCAGCCTTTAGACCAATAATTAAAGGTGAAAAAGATGACTCCAGTTCTCATCAGCATCTAATCAGTGAAAATGGCACTAGTCAAAAGTCATCCTTGCTCCAGGCATTTGCCTCAAAAGCTGCGAGTGGGTCTCAAGCTGATGTGCAG ATGTCTGCGGCATCTCAAGGGAGTCAGAAGTGGGTATCTAGGTGGGCAAGCCTTGCAGACAGTTACTCTGACTCTGGATCTGTCTCTGGGCAGGGTGATGGAGGTACAG AAAGTGGTGTAGCCCCAAAACCTGGGGAACCAGAAAACACTGTGCCCTTGAGAACAAGGCGccttcttccccagctcccaccaAGTGATAAATCAGACAGTCCCACACCTGCAGCAGTCCTGGTTTGCCAGGAGTCCTATTCTGAGGTTACCAAGAGAACTATTGTGAAGGACCACTGTGTGGAAGCCTATGGTGATCCCAATAGCCGCCTCTTTATTCAAGAAGACTTGGATCCAGATAGCCTCAGTGATGCCAGCAGATCTGATGATGGCTTCAGCGCAGACAAAGGCAAGAAATATAGAGAGAGCAATAAAATGCTAGAGCAGGTGGGGGAAGACACAAGATCAGAGAGCTGGCAGCCAGGATCCTCCCAGGTCTCAAGCATGAGAGCTGTAAGTGAGCCAATTTCAACTTCTTTCTACATTGGTGATGGCAGCAATGATGCAGAGATTCCCTCCAAGCTCTCTCTGAACATGTCACATGCTCGAGCAGAGAAAGACAGCAAGGATCAGGAGTTTTCCTTCAAGTCTGCTGGCACGTCAGTTCCTGGAAAGCCACCAGTCAAAGATGTTAGTGCTTACATAAACGCAGCTGGAAAAGTGGTTATTTCCCTTCATCAGAATCTTCCTCAAGATCAAGAAAACATGGCAGGAAAGGAAACATCTTTTGTTAGGCAAGAAAGTTTTACCAAAGATAAATCAAGCAGTGGTGTTCCTCAAAATAAACTCCCACATATTTCAAGTCACCCTCTGCTTAAAGATTTAGAGGCTGTTCGATCAACTCGTATGGACTTTGGTCAGGAAACTCATCTTCTCCTTAAGGACACTGAAACTGCCTTGGCAGCACTGGAAGCCAAATTACTTTGTCAAAGTCAACAGCTGGAGCCCTCAGAATCTGCCGGTCAGCTGGAGGACTCCTTGTCAGGGGACTCGGATGTGGACACTGCTAGCACGGTCAGCTTGGTGAGTGGGAAGAACGTCCCAACAAACGCCCCAAAACGTAAAGCAGTCACGAGCTTGCAGAAGGAGAAATCTTCTTCCACACCATCCATCCAGGACCAGTATGGGCAGCCCAGCGCTCGGGACAGGCTGACGGAGAAGCGGAAAACGCAAGCACCAGAAGCATCAAACCACACGGAGACTGCTAAACGCTTCCAGATGAAGCGGAGCACTGGGACTCGAGGTTCACTTGACTTCACAGATGATGAGAGAAGCTCAAGCTTGCCCTACCTGCCAGTCCCTGATGCGGTTGTATCTGACCACGAGCACTCAGTAACTCGTCCAGCTCCCAGAAGGAAACCTTTTACTCAGGCCACCAAGGAGGAGCACAGCAAAACGACCTTGAATGTGCAGAAAATCCAGCAAGTTCTCACTCGCTCCAACAGTTTATCCACCCCACGGCCCACAAGGGCCTCGAAGCTACGTCGTGCTCGGCTGGGAGATACTTCAGACAATGAATGTGTCGATACTGAGAAATCAGCCACTAACCCTGAAGCCACTGCTCCGGGCACCAAGCAGtccacagagacaaagaagctCTCCCGGCTGGACATCCTCGCCATGCCAAGGAAACGGGCAGGTTCGTTTACAGTGCCCAGTGACTCTGAGACAACGCAGTCAAGGCCAGGGTTTTCAGGCCGGAGTGTGGAGTCCTATCGGAAGACGACggctgctgcagaggtgagagCTGCGGCAAGGAagatggcagctgctgcctccacGAAGCAGCCTTTCATCAGGACCCGTTCCAGCAGTGTCAAGTATTCCTCCTCATCCA GTT CATCAAGGCGGAGACCACAGGGTTCAGATTACACTTCTACTTCGGAGGAGGAATATGGCTCAAATCACAGCTCCCCTAAACACAAACGCTCCCATACTTCAACAGCCACACAAACACCAAGGATACGTGGCTGTGGGCTGAGCAAGCAAAAGCACAACGGCAGAGAAACGGATGATGATGAAGATTTTGATGACCAGTCTGACCCCTACAACTTCATGGCGCAAACAGCGGAGATAGCAGAAATAGCCAG GCTCAGCCAAACCTTGGTGAAGGATGTGGCCATCCTTGCTCGAGAGATTCATGATGTTGCTGGAGATGGAGACTCGCAGAGTTCATCGGGGACGGGACCAAGCACCTccctcagctctgtgcccaaCACTCCTGCTTCCACCATATCAGCAAGAGAAGAG ATTGCTCGTAGATCTTTTCGGCTGGCATATCCATCTCAG TTGGTGCAGCGCATTCCAGAAGCAAGTCTGAACTACCAGAAAGTGCCTCCTGGATCAGTGGAACTGAAGGATTTTGACCAAAATATGAACGATAATAGAGAAGAGGATCCCTCAAGAAAAACAAGGACAAGAAACCGTGAGGAG GTAATCTTTGACAATCTGATGTTGAACCCAGTGTCCCAGTTATCACATACAATCcgggaaaatacagaaaacctAGCTGAAAAAATGAA GATTCTGTTTCAAAACTCAGAAAAGAcctgggaggagatggaggccAAAATGAATTCAGAAAACGAAGTGCCAATTCTGAAGACATCAAACAAG GAAATAAGTTCTATCCTGAAGGAGCTCAGGAGAGTTCAAAAACAGCTTGAAG tcATAAATGCTATCATTGACCCTACTGGAAACTTGGATATAGTTGCCAGTAACAAAGCATCTTCTGCTGCTAAACAGTCTACAGCCACTAAAGTCAGGACTGCTAACACTTCTGGGTCCACACTGGAGACTTTGTCCCCAGCACAGATGAGAAACTACACACAGAAATCGAACTGTGGGTCTTCTAGCGTACAAGATTCAAACTTCATTCCAGATGGAGAGAAATACGTGATCTGA